A region of Selenomonadales bacterium 4137-cl DNA encodes the following proteins:
- a CDS encoding protein tyrosine phosphatase, with product MKKRFALFIILLLILTCSSALAQRSDSPPPLLVIDRPDSASLPSSFRTTTGEWRDVRPAMPSARGLVTLRASGSSQFSEGELMEMLPHLGNNVIIVDLREESHGFLNGAAVSWYGVQNWANKGKTFDQVLADERARLDGLRAVREVDIARSKPRHGKVKLRKMTVGAVASEAEVAAANKAGYFRITATDHVRPADAAVDRFVRFVNQLPPGAWLHFHCRAGHGRTTTFLVMYDILRNGKKVTLADIASRQHLLGGVDLLAAAPAKEGWAREAYLERARFIGEFYRYVTTSPDDLPLSWSDWLKTRPRPLSDGTRL from the coding sequence ATGAAAAAACGGTTTGCTTTATTCATTATATTGCTGCTCATCTTGACATGTTCGTCAGCCCTGGCGCAGCGAAGCGACTCCCCGCCGCCGCTGCTCGTCATCGACAGACCGGACAGCGCTTCGCTGCCGTCCAGCTTTCGCACCACGACTGGCGAATGGCGCGACGTCCGGCCGGCGATGCCGTCCGCGCGCGGTCTGGTCACCCTCCGCGCCTCAGGCAGCTCCCAGTTTTCCGAGGGCGAGCTTATGGAAATGTTGCCCCACCTCGGCAACAACGTCATAATCGTCGACCTGCGGGAAGAATCGCACGGCTTCCTGAACGGCGCGGCGGTCAGCTGGTACGGCGTCCAGAACTGGGCCAACAAAGGCAAAACCTTCGACCAGGTGCTGGCTGACGAGCGAGCCCGGCTCGACGGCCTCCGCGCCGTCCGGGAAGTGGACATCGCCCGGTCCAAGCCGCGCCACGGCAAAGTCAAGCTCCGCAAAATGACCGTCGGCGCCGTGGCATCCGAGGCTGAGGTCGCGGCCGCCAACAAAGCCGGCTACTTCCGCATCACCGCCACCGACCATGTCCGGCCCGCCGACGCCGCCGTGGACAGATTCGTCCGGTTCGTCAACCAGCTTCCCCCGGGCGCCTGGCTCCACTTTCACTGCCGGGCGGGGCACGGCCGGACCACCACCTTCCTGGTCATGTACGACATCCTTCGCAACGGCAAGAAAGTAACGCTGGCCGACATCGCCAGCCGTCAGCACCTCCTCGGCGGCGTCGACCTGCTCGCCGCGGCGCCGGCGAAAGAGGGCTGGGCCAGGGAAGCCTACTTAGAACGCGCCAGGTTTATCGGGGAATTCTACCGCTATGTCACCACCAGCCCCGACGACCTGCCACTATCGTGGAGCGACTGGCTCAAAACCCGTCCCCGGCCGCTCTCGGACGGCACCAGGCTGTAA
- a CDS encoding ATP-binding cassette domain-containing protein: protein MISTNGLSLAFGKRILFKDVNIKFTPGNCYGLIGANGTGKSTFLKILAGDIEPTSGTVDITPGERLAVLRQNHYEFDGFEALQTVIMGHARLYAIMEAKDALYAKPDFSDEDGLKVSELEAEFAELNGWEAETEAAKLLNGLGISEELHSQKMSELSGNEKVRVLLAQALFGNPDVLLLDEPTNHLDIEAIRWLEDFLYNFANTVIVVSHDRHFLNQVCTHIADIDFGKIQLYVGNYDFWLESSELALKLAKEANRKTEEKMKELQTFIQRFSANASKSRQATSRKKLLEKLTLEDIRPSSRKYPYIAFKPDREAGDQLLTVEGLAKAIDGEKVLDGFTLRVEKGDKIAFVGEDSLAKTTLFKILAGEMAADEGEFKWGVTTSQAYFPKDNGAFFDGCELSLVDWLRQFSRDQEETFIRGFLGRMLFSGEESLKEANVLSGGEKVRCMLAKMMLSGANVLIFDEPTNHLDLESITALNNGLITFGGTILFASHDHQFVQTVANRIVEITPAGVIDRRTTYDEYLEQRNALLQSLA from the coding sequence TTGATAAGCACTAACGGTCTGAGTCTCGCGTTCGGAAAACGGATTTTGTTCAAGGATGTGAATATAAAGTTCACCCCCGGCAACTGCTACGGGCTGATCGGCGCGAACGGCACCGGCAAGTCGACTTTCCTGAAGATCCTCGCCGGCGATATCGAGCCGACGAGCGGAACGGTGGATATTACCCCCGGGGAACGGCTGGCGGTGCTGCGGCAGAATCACTACGAGTTCGACGGGTTCGAGGCGCTGCAGACGGTCATTATGGGCCACGCACGGTTGTACGCGATCATGGAGGCGAAGGACGCGCTGTACGCCAAGCCCGATTTTTCGGATGAGGACGGTCTGAAGGTGTCCGAGCTGGAGGCCGAGTTCGCGGAGCTGAACGGCTGGGAGGCCGAGACGGAGGCGGCGAAGCTGCTGAACGGACTGGGCATCTCGGAGGAGCTTCACAGCCAGAAAATGAGCGAACTGAGCGGCAATGAGAAGGTGCGGGTGCTGCTGGCGCAGGCGCTGTTCGGCAACCCCGACGTGCTGCTGCTGGACGAGCCGACCAACCACCTGGATATCGAGGCCATCCGCTGGCTGGAGGATTTCCTGTACAACTTCGCCAACACGGTGATCGTGGTGTCGCATGACCGCCATTTCCTCAACCAGGTGTGCACCCATATCGCGGATATCGATTTCGGCAAGATCCAGCTGTATGTGGGCAACTACGATTTCTGGCTGGAGTCGAGCGAGCTGGCGCTGAAGCTGGCTAAGGAGGCCAACCGCAAGACCGAGGAGAAGATGAAGGAGCTGCAGACCTTCATCCAGCGATTCAGCGCCAACGCGTCGAAGTCGCGCCAGGCGACGTCGCGCAAGAAGCTGCTGGAGAAGCTGACGCTCGAGGATATCAGGCCGTCGTCGCGCAAGTACCCGTATATCGCTTTCAAGCCCGACCGCGAGGCGGGCGACCAGTTGCTGACGGTGGAGGGGCTTGCGAAGGCCATCGACGGCGAGAAGGTGCTGGACGGTTTCACCCTGCGGGTGGAGAAGGGCGATAAGATCGCCTTCGTGGGCGAGGACAGCCTCGCGAAGACGACGCTGTTCAAGATCCTGGCGGGCGAGATGGCGGCCGACGAGGGCGAATTCAAGTGGGGTGTGACGACTTCGCAGGCTTACTTTCCGAAGGATAACGGCGCATTTTTCGACGGCTGCGAGCTTAGTCTCGTCGATTGGTTGCGCCAGTTTTCCCGCGACCAGGAGGAGACCTTCATCAGGGGCTTTCTCGGGCGGATGCTGTTTTCGGGCGAGGAGAGCCTAAAGGAGGCGAACGTGCTGTCGGGCGGCGAGAAGGTGCGGTGCATGCTGGCCAAGATGATGCTGAGCGGGGCGAATGTGCTGATTTTCGACGAGCCGACCAACCATCTCGATCTGGAGTCGATCACGGCGCTCAACAACGGGCTGATCACCTTCGGCGGCACCATCCTGTTCGCGTCCCACGACCACCAGTTCGTGCAGACGGTGGCCAACCGGATTGTGGAAATAACGCCGGCGGGGGTCATCGACCGGCGGACGACGTACGACGAGTACCTGGAACAGCGAAACGCGCTGCTGCAAAGTTTGGCATAA
- a CDS encoding XRE family transcriptional regulator: MNDLNMVIAANLRQVREDRRLSLDKVAEATGVSKSMLGQIERGESNPSITTIWKIASGLKISFTALVNAPQADTVLVSQAEVEPLVSDGGKYRVYPLFPYEEGRRFEIYTVEIEPGGGFESDSHGERTQEFVTVFDGELTLATTSREYTLKRGESIRFRADRPHSYRNATAALTRLSLTIHYPA; the protein is encoded by the coding sequence GTGAACGACTTGAATATGGTTATCGCGGCTAATCTCCGCCAGGTCCGCGAGGACAGGAGGCTGAGCCTCGACAAGGTGGCGGAGGCCACCGGGGTGAGCAAGTCGATGCTGGGCCAGATCGAGCGGGGCGAGTCGAATCCGTCGATCACGACGATCTGGAAGATCGCCAGCGGTCTGAAGATTTCCTTCACGGCGCTGGTGAACGCTCCGCAGGCGGATACGGTGCTGGTGAGCCAGGCGGAGGTGGAGCCACTCGTGAGCGACGGCGGCAAGTACCGCGTCTACCCGCTCTTCCCGTACGAGGAGGGCCGCCGGTTCGAGATTTACACGGTGGAGATCGAGCCGGGCGGCGGCTTTGAGAGCGATTCGCACGGCGAACGGACGCAGGAGTTCGTGACGGTTTTCGACGGCGAGCTGACGCTGGCGACGACCAGCCGGGAGTATACGCTGAAACGCGGCGAATCGATCCGCTTCCGGGCCGACCGGCCGCATTCCTACCGCAACGCGACGGCGGCGCTGACGCGCTTGAGCCTGACGATCCATTACCCGGCGTGA
- a CDS encoding YeeE/YedE thiosulfate transporter family protein, producing the protein MNILLAGLITGILFGFFLQKGRVLRYDKQLGALRLKDFIIVKFMLSHIIVAMIGVYLLYDLGLVKLSIKPAIVGGVALGGLLFGVGWALLGYCPGTSLGALGEGRWDALWGILGMLVGAGLYAEAYPFMKATVLTWGNFGKITIPQALGINHWLVIGLVVAAAAYLLFIIEKHEQKEPAA; encoded by the coding sequence ATGAACATATTGCTTGCCGGCTTAATAACAGGCATCCTGTTCGGATTCTTCCTGCAGAAGGGCAGAGTCCTCCGCTACGACAAACAACTGGGTGCCTTGCGCTTAAAGGACTTTATCATCGTCAAATTCATGCTTTCCCACATAATCGTCGCCATGATCGGCGTCTACCTGCTGTATGACCTCGGCCTTGTCAAGCTGTCGATAAAACCGGCCATCGTCGGCGGCGTCGCCCTCGGCGGATTGCTGTTCGGCGTCGGGTGGGCACTGCTGGGCTACTGCCCCGGCACATCGCTCGGCGCCCTGGGGGAAGGCAGATGGGATGCCCTGTGGGGCATTTTGGGAATGCTGGTCGGGGCGGGTCTATACGCCGAGGCCTATCCTTTTATGAAAGCCACCGTGCTGACCTGGGGCAATTTCGGCAAAATTACTATCCCTCAGGCTCTCGGGATCAACCACTGGCTAGTGATCGGCCTCGTGGTCGCCGCCGCGGCGTACCTCCTATTCATAATCGAAAAACACGAACAAAAGGAACCGGCCGCCTAG
- a CDS encoding peptide chain release factor 3: protein MSVNETNPRRTFAIISHPDAGKTTLTEKLLLYGGAIHLAGSVKARKAQKHAVSDWMEIEKQRGISVTSSVLQFDYQGIRVNILDTPGHQDFSEDTYRTLIAADSAVMIIDVAKGVEEQTKKLFRVCKDRGIPIFTFVNKLDRFGRNPFELMEEIEKVLGIRAYPMNWPVGVDGNYKGVYNRQLNQVELFAKDDSHGQRAVPSTTGNVEDAAFRQLLGEDAHQALCDDIALLDMAGDEFDYDKVARGDLTPMFFGSAMTNFGVRPFLEEFLRLAPPPAPRRSSEEIVSPESDVFSAFVFKIQANMNPAHRDRIAFIRICSGRFERGMNVYHVQSGKQVKLSQPQQFLAQERTLVEEALPGDIIGLFDPGIFAIGDTLCQPGHEIRFEDFPVFPPEQFARVQAKDTMKRKQFVKGMTQLTQEGAVQVFRQPSVVESFVVGVVGSLQFEVLQYRLKQEYGVDILMNSLPYGLARWVAGPGLNPKALKGMDNGMVLEDTRGRPLVLITTEWQLNWVKERNPGVEFYAAPPDNAANARDVV, encoded by the coding sequence ATGTCTGTTAACGAAACTAATCCCCGCCGGACGTTCGCGATCATTTCCCACCCGGACGCCGGCAAGACGACGCTGACGGAGAAGCTGCTGCTGTACGGCGGGGCGATCCATCTGGCCGGGTCGGTGAAGGCGCGCAAGGCCCAGAAGCACGCCGTGTCTGACTGGATGGAGATCGAGAAGCAGCGCGGCATTTCGGTGACTTCGAGCGTGCTGCAGTTCGACTATCAGGGTATCCGCGTCAACATCCTCGACACCCCCGGCCACCAGGATTTCAGCGAGGATACTTACCGGACGCTGATCGCCGCCGACAGTGCGGTGATGATCATTGACGTCGCCAAGGGCGTGGAGGAGCAGACGAAAAAGCTGTTCCGGGTGTGCAAGGACCGGGGCATCCCGATATTCACGTTCGTCAACAAACTGGACCGGTTCGGCCGCAATCCGTTCGAGCTGATGGAGGAGATCGAGAAGGTGCTGGGCATCCGCGCTTATCCGATGAACTGGCCGGTGGGCGTGGACGGCAACTATAAGGGCGTGTATAACCGCCAGCTTAATCAGGTGGAGCTGTTCGCGAAGGACGATTCCCACGGCCAGCGGGCGGTGCCGTCGACGACGGGCAACGTGGAGGACGCGGCCTTCCGTCAGTTGCTGGGCGAGGATGCCCATCAGGCGCTGTGCGACGATATCGCTCTGCTTGATATGGCAGGGGACGAGTTCGATTACGATAAGGTGGCCCGCGGCGATCTGACGCCGATGTTTTTCGGCAGCGCGATGACCAATTTCGGCGTGCGGCCGTTCTTGGAGGAGTTTTTGCGGCTGGCCCCCCCTCCCGCTCCCCGCCGCTCGTCGGAGGAAATCGTCAGCCCGGAGAGCGACGTTTTTTCGGCGTTCGTGTTCAAGATTCAGGCGAATATGAACCCCGCCCACCGCGACCGCATCGCTTTCATCCGCATCTGCTCGGGGAGGTTCGAGCGGGGCATGAACGTGTACCACGTGCAGTCGGGCAAGCAGGTGAAGCTCAGCCAGCCCCAGCAGTTCCTGGCCCAGGAGCGGACGCTGGTGGAGGAGGCCCTGCCGGGCGATATCATCGGGCTGTTCGATCCGGGTATTTTCGCGATCGGCGATACGCTCTGCCAGCCGGGCCACGAGATCCGCTTCGAGGATTTTCCCGTTTTCCCGCCCGAGCAGTTCGCCAGGGTGCAGGCCAAGGATACGATGAAGCGCAAGCAGTTCGTGAAGGGTATGACCCAGTTGACCCAGGAGGGAGCGGTGCAGGTTTTCCGCCAGCCGAGCGTGGTCGAGTCGTTCGTGGTCGGCGTGGTCGGCAGCCTGCAGTTCGAGGTGCTGCAGTATCGCCTGAAGCAGGAGTACGGCGTCGATATCCTGATGAATTCGTTGCCGTACGGCCTGGCCCGCTGGGTGGCCGGCCCGGGGCTTAACCCAAAGGCGCTCAAGGGCATGGATAACGGCATGGTGCTGGAGGATACCAGGGGACGCCCGCTGGTGCTGATTACGACCGAGTGGCAGCTTAACTGGGTGAAGGAACGCAATCCGGGCGTGGAGTTTTACGCCGCGCCGCCCGATAACGCCGCCAATGCGCGGGATGTTGTATAG
- a CDS encoding FMN-dependent NADH-azoreductase, translating into MQGRIAASRGGKYTGACPDDGRGCQPKIENMKYALKLMAAAPGVTPPISRRQNDKRLVKSMAQVLAIIANPRKNSHTARLLQSFLTAYRKRNPADTIVELDLYKTEIPVIDAAVLEAWDKPAEQQTAAEKRLLAKVDRFTGQFIAADKVIIAAPMWNLQFPPMLPAYIATIAVAGKTFSYGDAGWKGLVPDKPVLLIHVRGGCFSSGPAQAFDHAVPYLKSLLAMLGISDLRTIICEGIEAAPDKAQDIFAQALLATEQSAAAF; encoded by the coding sequence GTGCAAGGCCGCATTGCCGCTTCCCGCGGCGGAAAATATACGGGTGCTTGCCCCGACGACGGCAGGGGATGCCAGCCGAAAATCGAAAACATGAAATACGCACTAAAGTTGATGGCTGCCGCTCCGGGGGTGACGCCCCCAATAAGCCGCCGCCAAAATGACAAAAGGCTGGTGAAATCTATGGCGCAAGTCCTGGCGATCATCGCCAATCCGCGCAAAAATTCGCATACCGCTCGGCTCCTGCAGTCATTCCTTACAGCGTACCGAAAACGCAACCCGGCCGACACGATCGTTGAGCTCGACCTCTACAAAACGGAAATTCCGGTTATCGACGCCGCTGTACTGGAGGCCTGGGACAAGCCGGCAGAGCAGCAAACGGCCGCAGAAAAGCGGCTCCTGGCGAAGGTAGACCGGTTTACCGGCCAGTTCATTGCGGCCGACAAGGTAATCATCGCCGCGCCGATGTGGAACCTGCAGTTCCCGCCTATGCTCCCGGCCTACATCGCCACCATCGCGGTCGCGGGCAAAACTTTTTCGTACGGCGACGCCGGCTGGAAGGGACTGGTGCCGGACAAGCCGGTCCTGCTCATCCATGTCCGCGGCGGCTGTTTTTCCTCCGGCCCGGCGCAGGCGTTCGACCATGCCGTCCCCTATCTGAAATCCCTGCTCGCCATGCTGGGAATCTCCGACCTCAGAACGATCATCTGCGAGGGGATTGAAGCCGCCCCTGACAAGGCTCAGGATATCTTCGCCCAGGCGCTGCTCGCAACGGAACAATCAGCCGCAGCTTTTTAG
- a CDS encoding AzlC family ABC transporter permease: protein MQSEKQPGLREGVADGVPIMVGYFPVAMAFGLLAKTVGVTLADACLFSLVVFAGASQFMALDLIKAGIAAVDIVLATFLLNLRHMMMSASLAVRLRGVRRGLLPVIAFGVTDETFSVASLRAGGLTASYLLGLNGAAYVAWAAGTVAGYLIGQVLPAAVQSSLGIGLYALFAAILVPGLKQNKSALIIVLLSGLLYLLLSSFTPLSSGWSLIAAIIAAAAGGLVALENGGEEEI from the coding sequence ATGCAGAGCGAAAAGCAGCCGGGCTTGCGGGAAGGAGTCGCCGACGGCGTCCCGATCATGGTCGGCTATTTCCCCGTCGCGATGGCCTTCGGCCTGCTTGCCAAGACGGTCGGCGTCACCTTGGCCGACGCCTGCCTGTTTTCCCTCGTCGTCTTCGCCGGCGCCAGCCAGTTCATGGCCCTCGACCTCATCAAAGCCGGCATCGCCGCCGTCGACATCGTCCTCGCCACCTTCCTCCTCAACCTCCGCCACATGATGATGAGCGCCTCCCTCGCCGTCCGCCTCCGGGGCGTGCGCCGCGGACTGCTGCCCGTCATCGCCTTCGGCGTCACCGACGAAACCTTCTCCGTCGCCTCGCTCAGGGCCGGTGGACTTACCGCCTCCTACCTCCTCGGCCTCAACGGCGCCGCCTACGTTGCCTGGGCGGCCGGCACCGTCGCCGGCTACCTCATCGGCCAGGTGCTGCCGGCGGCCGTCCAGAGCAGCCTTGGCATCGGTCTCTACGCCCTGTTCGCCGCCATCCTCGTCCCCGGGCTCAAACAAAACAAAAGCGCCCTCATCATCGTCCTGTTGTCAGGCCTGCTCTACCTGCTCCTCAGCTCCTTCACGCCGCTATCCTCCGGCTGGAGCCTCATCGCGGCGATAATCGCCGCCGCCGCCGGCGGCCTTGTGGCGCTTGAGAACGGAGGGGAGGAGGAAATATGA
- a CDS encoding beta-ketoacyl-ACP synthase III, protein MKERFAGIVGLGSYVPDRVVTNRDMERLVETTDEWIAARTGIRERRFAAEGETTATMATRAAERALADAGVGAEELDLIIVATVTPDMLFPSTACLVQTNLKATRAAAFDLTAVCSGFVYGLVVGSEFIRAGTYRKVLVIGAETLSRITDTTDRNTVIVFADGAGAAVLAETAPGFGIIGADLGADGNGAELLKLPAGGSRQPATAATVAERLHYIRMNGREVFKFAVKIMGDSALKALAKANVAPAEVACLVPHQANLRIIEAAAKRLGMPMDKVYVNVDRYGNTSAASVPIALDEAVRAGRVRHDDVVVMVGFGGGLTWGSCAVRWGKG, encoded by the coding sequence ATGAAGGAGAGGTTCGCCGGTATTGTGGGGCTCGGCTCCTATGTGCCGGACAGGGTGGTCACCAACCGGGATATGGAACGGCTGGTGGAGACGACGGATGAGTGGATCGCGGCGCGCACGGGCATTCGCGAGCGGCGCTTCGCCGCCGAGGGCGAGACGACGGCCACGATGGCGACGCGGGCGGCCGAACGGGCGCTGGCGGACGCCGGCGTGGGCGCGGAGGAGCTCGATCTGATCATCGTCGCGACGGTGACGCCTGATATGCTTTTCCCGTCGACGGCGTGCCTGGTGCAAACCAACCTGAAGGCGACGCGGGCCGCCGCTTTCGACCTTACGGCGGTCTGCTCGGGGTTCGTGTACGGCCTGGTGGTAGGCAGCGAGTTCATCAGGGCGGGGACGTACCGCAAGGTGCTGGTGATCGGCGCGGAGACGCTGTCGCGGATAACGGACACGACCGACCGTAACACGGTGATCGTGTTCGCCGACGGGGCGGGAGCGGCTGTGTTGGCGGAAACCGCTCCCGGGTTCGGGATTATCGGCGCCGATCTGGGAGCCGACGGCAACGGCGCCGAGCTGCTGAAGCTGCCGGCCGGCGGGTCGCGGCAGCCAGCCACGGCGGCGACGGTCGCCGAGCGTCTGCATTATATCCGGATGAACGGCCGGGAAGTGTTCAAGTTCGCGGTCAAGATCATGGGCGATTCGGCGCTCAAGGCGCTGGCGAAGGCAAACGTCGCGCCGGCCGAGGTCGCCTGCCTGGTGCCCCATCAGGCGAATCTGCGGATTATCGAGGCGGCGGCCAAACGGCTCGGCATGCCGATGGACAAGGTGTACGTGAATGTGGACCGGTATGGCAATACCTCGGCGGCGTCGGTGCCGATAGCGCTTGACGAGGCTGTGCGGGCCGGCCGGGTGAGACACGACGATGTGGTGGTGATGGTCGGCTTCGGCGGCGGGCTGACCTGGGGGTCGTGCGCGGTTAGATGGGGCAAGGGATGA
- a CDS encoding IS3 family transposase has product MRAQVKYIAIAQNAGKHPVAVMCNFFEVSRSGYYAYLKRKDRSSAEEKLAALIQKCQRQTNGTYGYRRVGIWLERRGIKKNHKAVLRIMNKYGLLAQIRRRKKYRQMSGQLHRYPNILGRDFTAIKPNQKWVTDVSYIQTPQGTLYLSMIRDLFDNSIVAYQTGTEQSVNLVLRTVRQAKAKEAVTAELHLHSDQGFQYTSQAYFTLTQNYGITPSMSRRGNCYDNAPAENFFSILKTECIRRHKPKTVDQARQLIDNYIFFYNHERIQLKTKLTPLEKRRQFA; this is encoded by the coding sequence GTGAGAGCACAGGTTAAGTACATAGCCATAGCGCAAAATGCCGGCAAGCATCCGGTTGCGGTCATGTGTAATTTCTTTGAGGTATCAAGAAGCGGCTACTACGCGTATCTCAAACGGAAAGACCGGTCATCCGCCGAGGAGAAGTTGGCCGCCTTGATTCAAAAATGCCAGCGGCAGACTAATGGAACTTACGGTTATAGGCGTGTGGGGATATGGCTTGAGAGGCGAGGCATTAAGAAAAACCATAAGGCGGTGCTGCGCATCATGAACAAGTACGGGTTGCTGGCGCAAATCCGGCGCAGAAAAAAGTACCGGCAGATGAGCGGTCAACTGCACCGGTATCCGAATATCCTCGGCCGCGATTTCACAGCCATCAAACCTAATCAGAAATGGGTAACGGATGTTTCCTATATCCAGACGCCGCAGGGAACCTTGTATCTATCCATGATTCGCGACCTGTTTGACAACAGTATTGTCGCCTACCAGACTGGAACCGAGCAGTCGGTCAACCTGGTTCTGCGAACCGTTCGGCAAGCCAAGGCAAAAGAAGCGGTCACTGCAGAGTTGCACCTCCACAGTGACCAGGGGTTTCAATACACTTCCCAGGCATATTTCACCCTAACTCAAAATTACGGCATTACTCCGTCCATGTCAAGGCGGGGAAACTGCTATGACAACGCGCCGGCAGAAAACTTCTTCAGCATCCTTAAGACCGAGTGTATCCGGCGGCATAAGCCAAAGACGGTCGATCAGGCGCGTCAGCTTATTGATAACTACATTTTTTTCTACAACCACGAGCGTATTCAACTCAAAACAAAACTGACGCCGCTCGAAAAACGACGCCAGTTTGCGTAA
- a CDS encoding YeeE/YedE thiosulfate transporter family protein, with translation MQEGKGWNPYLAGGLSGIVSILSVWVTGHYLGASTTFVRASGMVEKIFAPEKLTQLEYFVRHAPKIDWQFMVVIGIMIGAFAAAVTSGSFRLQAVPDMWRERFGPSVAKRAAVAFVGGIIALFGVRLADGCPSGHGLSGALQLAVSGYIALIAFFVGGVIVARIIYGKGDEK, from the coding sequence ATGCAGGAAGGAAAAGGCTGGAACCCCTATTTGGCAGGTGGGCTCAGCGGCATAGTATCAATCTTGTCAGTCTGGGTAACGGGCCATTATCTCGGCGCGTCGACGACCTTCGTGCGGGCCTCGGGCATGGTAGAAAAGATATTTGCTCCTGAAAAACTAACACAGTTGGAATACTTCGTTCGCCACGCCCCCAAAATCGACTGGCAGTTTATGGTCGTCATCGGCATCATGATCGGCGCGTTCGCCGCGGCGGTTACCTCGGGAAGCTTCCGCCTGCAGGCCGTGCCCGATATGTGGCGGGAGCGCTTCGGCCCCAGCGTCGCCAAGCGGGCGGCCGTCGCCTTCGTCGGCGGCATCATCGCCCTGTTCGGCGTCCGCCTCGCCGACGGCTGCCCCAGTGGTCACGGGCTGAGCGGCGCCCTGCAGCTCGCGGTCAGCGGCTATATCGCGCTCATCGCCTTTTTCGTGGGCGGCGTAATCGTAGCCCGGATTATATACGGGAAAGGTGATGAAAAATGA
- a CDS encoding DUF3795 domain-containing protein, translating to MDRKLVCPCGLTCCDCLFYKPEIYEAAFNLRELIKKHGLDTFLSICSNKNVWKVMGAHLDVDESQVGDEIGRHFDAFEQMPAFMSVLDGIIKLQCKSTCQEAGGCSFGGNKHECGALKCIRAKGYDGCWQCSESEQCEKLTFLKSSYGFVIEENLTTIRERGAAAVEPRGNQYYGWQRRSK from the coding sequence TTGGACAGGAAACTGGTATGCCCCTGCGGTTTGACCTGTTGTGATTGTTTGTTCTACAAACCCGAAATTTACGAAGCCGCATTCAACTTGCGGGAGTTGATTAAAAAGCACGGACTGGATACATTTCTGAGCATATGCAGCAATAAAAACGTTTGGAAGGTTATGGGGGCGCATCTGGATGTCGATGAAAGCCAGGTAGGGGATGAAATAGGCAGGCATTTTGATGCGTTTGAACAGATGCCAGCGTTTATGAGCGTTCTTGACGGCATTATAAAATTGCAATGCAAAAGCACTTGCCAGGAAGCGGGCGGTTGTTCCTTCGGCGGCAACAAGCATGAATGCGGGGCGCTGAAATGCATCAGAGCCAAGGGCTATGACGGATGCTGGCAATGCAGTGAATCAGAGCAATGCGAAAAGCTGACCTTTCTCAAAAGCAGCTACGGATTTGTTATCGAGGAAAACTTGACGACGATCAGGGAAAGAGGCGCTGCGGCGGTCGAACCGCGGGGAAATCAATACTACGGGTGGCAAAGAAGGAGTAAATAA
- a CDS encoding 4Fe-4S binding protein — protein MRKKLQAYLFWVLLIFLAVGLVYPPIGVVALTCMLAPVVIAPFKGRYWCGNFCPRGSFWDNVLARVSPQKPIPPFFRSKGFRIFMVLLIFTVFGVQMYYAWGDLAAIGMVFVRIILVTTLVGIGLAFVYHHRTWCSFCPMGTLASWLSAKPQPKPLAVSDACVGCKLCTTACPLQLSPYEAKGSKTGFVHSDCLKCSRCVEKCPKKALSFGQ, from the coding sequence ATGAGGAAGAAATTACAGGCGTATCTGTTCTGGGTTCTATTGATTTTCCTGGCAGTCGGACTCGTTTATCCGCCGATCGGGGTAGTGGCTTTAACATGCATGCTGGCTCCTGTGGTTATCGCCCCCTTCAAAGGGCGCTACTGGTGCGGCAATTTTTGTCCCCGCGGCAGTTTTTGGGATAATGTGCTGGCCCGGGTTTCACCCCAAAAACCCATCCCGCCGTTTTTCCGCAGCAAGGGGTTTCGGATTTTTATGGTCTTATTGATATTTACCGTCTTCGGGGTGCAGATGTACTACGCCTGGGGCGATCTCGCCGCCATCGGAATGGTGTTCGTCCGAATCATCCTAGTGACTACCTTGGTAGGAATCGGGTTGGCGTTTGTGTATCATCACCGGACATGGTGTTCGTTCTGCCCGATGGGTACGCTCGCTAGCTGGCTCAGCGCCAAGCCACAACCGAAACCGTTAGCCGTCAGCGATGCGTGCGTCGGATGCAAGCTGTGTACAACCGCTTGCCCGCTCCAGCTCTCCCCCTATGAGGCAAAGGGCAGCAAGACAGGCTTTGTTCACAGCGATTGCCTCAAATGCAGTCGATGCGTGGAGAAGTGCCCGAAAAAAGCCTTGAGCTTCGGGCAATAG